The following are encoded together in the Tripterygium wilfordii isolate XIE 37 chromosome 18, ASM1340144v1, whole genome shotgun sequence genome:
- the LOC119983280 gene encoding DUF21 domain-containing protein At2g14520-like, giving the protein MAVEYSCCGWDFFIHILVITFLVLFAGLMSGLTLGLMSMSLVDLEVLAKSGSPADRKHALKILPVVQNQHLLLCTLLMCNAGAMEALPIFLDSLVTAWGAILISVTLILLFGEIIPQSVCSRYGLAIGATVAPFVRVLVWICFPIAFPISKLLDLLLGHGHVALFRRAELKTLVNLHGNEAGKGGELTHDETTIIAGALELSEKTAEDAMTHISETFAIDINAKLDRELMNLILEKGHSRIPVYYEQPTNIIGLVLVKNLLTVHPEDETPVKNVTIRRIPRVQETLPLYDILNEFQKGHSHMAVVVRQCKKAEQLSYSNAADNAEKDVKIDIDGEKPLQEKVLKSKRSLQKWKSFPNSANNSYGRSRSRKWTKDIDSDILHIDGNPLPQLPEEEEAIGIITMEDVIEELLQEEIFDETDHHLEDS; this is encoded by the exons ATGGCCGTGGAGTACAGCTGCTGCGGATGGGATTTTTTTATTCACATACTGGTGATTACATTTCTCGTGTTGTTCGCTGGTTTGATGTCCGGGCTCACTTTGGGGCTCATGTCCATGTCTCTCGTTGATCTTGAGGTTCTTGCCAAATCAGGAAGTCCAGCGGATCGCAAACACGCAt TGAAGATATTGCCAGTAGTTCAAAACCAGCATTTATTGCTTTGCACGCTACTTATGTGCAATGCTGGCGCGATGGAG GCACTTCCCATTTTTCTTGATAGTCTGGTTACTGCTTGGGGTGCTATTCTGATTTCGGTGACACTGATTCTTCTATTTGGTGAG ATTATACCACAGTCTGTTTGTTCTCGATATGGTCTAGCAATTGGTGCTACTGTAGCTCCTTTTGTACGCGTCCTCGTTTGGATCTGCTTTCCAATTGCCTTTCCCATAAGCAAG CTCCTGGACTTGCTTTTGGGGCATGGCCATGTAGCACTCTTTCGTAGAGCTGAATTGAAGACGCTTGTTAATTTGCACGGTAATGAG GCTGGAAAAGGCGGAGAACTGACACATGACGAGACGACTATTATTGCTGGGGCTCTTGAGCTCTCGGAGAAAACTGCTGAAGATGCCATGACTCATATATCTGAAACTTTTGCAATTGATATTAATGCCAAGCTCGACAG GGAGTTAATGAACTTGATTCTGGAAAAAGGGCACAGCAGGATTCCGGTGTATTATGAGCAACCTACAAACATAATTGGACTAGTTCTG GTCAAGAATCTGTTGACCGTTCACCCCGAAGATGAAACACCTGTGAAGAATGTTACCATACGGAGAATCCCCAG GGTTCAAGAAACTTTGCCATTGTATGACATATTAAATGAGTTTCAGAAAGGTCACAGCCATATGGCAGTTGTTGTTAGACAGTGCAAAAAGGCTGAGCAGCTTTCATACAGCAATGCTGCTGACA ATGCAGAGAAAGATGTCAAAATTGACATTGATGGTGAAAAGCCTTTGCAAGAAAAGGTCTTAAAGAGCAAGAGATCACTTCAAAAGTGGAAGAGCTTTCCCAACAGTGCCAACAATTCATATGGACGATCTAGAAGCAGGAAATGGACAAAAGACATTGATTCCGACATCTTGCATATAGATGGCAATCCACTTCCACAACTccctgaagaagaagaagctatcGGCATAATAACTATGGAAGATGTCATTGAAGAGCTCTTACAG GAGGAGATCTTTGATGAGACTGATCATCATTTGGAGGATTCATGA